In the genome of Gloeotrichia echinulata CP02, one region contains:
- the lhgO gene encoding L-2-hydroxyglutarate oxidase, producing MYDFAIIGGGIVGLSTAMALVKRYSHARIVVLEKESNWAFHQTGNNSGVIHSGIYYKPGSFKAKFCRDGCRSMVEFCQEHGIDHDVCGKVIVATDNEELPRLENLYQRGVENGIAVQRISPEEVREIEPHVSCVGGVRVFSTGIVNYKQVCEKYAELIQQQGGDLRLNTKVEKIIPSGTDYVLETNKGNFETRFVINCAGLHSDRVAKLGQVEPKAKIVPFRGEYYELTPEKRYLVKTLIYPVPNPDFPFLGVHFTRMIDSSVHAGPNAVLSLKREGYKKTDFDWGDFAEVMTYPGFWKLAAKHADEGIQEIIRSFSKAAFVRSLQKLIPEVQAQDLVPTHAGVRAQALMNDGKLVEDFLIVQGQNSVHVCNAPSPAATSSLEIGKAIVSQLPEQSHLAASVH from the coding sequence ATGTACGATTTTGCAATTATCGGTGGGGGAATCGTTGGACTGTCTACAGCGATGGCTTTAGTCAAACGCTATTCTCATGCACGCATTGTAGTTTTAGAAAAAGAAAGCAATTGGGCATTTCATCAAACTGGGAATAATAGCGGTGTAATTCACTCTGGCATATACTATAAGCCAGGGAGTTTTAAGGCTAAATTTTGCCGTGATGGTTGTCGCTCAATGGTAGAATTTTGCCAAGAGCATGGCATTGATCATGACGTTTGCGGTAAGGTAATTGTTGCCACTGATAACGAAGAGCTACCACGCCTGGAAAATCTTTATCAGCGAGGGGTAGAGAATGGTATCGCAGTCCAAAGAATCAGTCCTGAGGAAGTGCGAGAAATTGAACCTCATGTAAGTTGTGTAGGCGGAGTTAGGGTATTTTCCACAGGAATTGTCAATTATAAGCAAGTTTGTGAGAAATACGCTGAGTTAATTCAACAGCAGGGGGGAGATTTACGCCTCAATACAAAGGTTGAGAAAATTATCCCTAGTGGTACAGATTATGTACTGGAAACTAACAAGGGTAATTTTGAGACTCGCTTTGTGATCAATTGTGCTGGATTGCATAGCGATCGCGTTGCTAAACTCGGTCAAGTTGAACCCAAGGCTAAAATCGTACCATTCCGGGGAGAATACTACGAACTCACCCCAGAAAAACGTTATCTGGTTAAAACTCTGATTTACCCGGTTCCTAATCCTGATTTTCCGTTTTTGGGTGTCCACTTTACCCGCATGATTGATAGCAGTGTTCACGCAGGACCAAATGCGGTTTTGAGCCTCAAACGCGAAGGTTATAAAAAAACTGATTTTGACTGGGGCGATTTTGCTGAAGTCATGACTTACCCAGGTTTCTGGAAATTAGCAGCTAAACACGCCGATGAAGGTATTCAAGAAATTATTCGTTCGTTTAGTAAAGCAGCCTTTGTCAGAAGTTTACAAAAACTAATTCCAGAAGTCCAAGCACAGGATTTAGTTCCTACCCATGCGGGAGTCCGCGCTCAAGCTTTAATGAATGATGGCAAACTTGTAGAGGACTTTTTGATTGTTCAAGGTCAAAATTCTGTCCATGTTTGCAATGCGCCTTCACCGGCTGCTACTTCTTCTTTAGAAATTGGCAAAGCAATTGTCTCACAACTTCCTGAACAATCACATCTAGCAGCGTCAGTCCATTAA
- the rfbF gene encoding glucose-1-phosphate cytidylyltransferase: MKAVILAGGLGTRISEETSIKPKPMVEIGGQPILWHIMKIYSAHGINDFIICCGYKGYVIKEYFANYFLHMSDVTFDMRFNQMNVHSGYAEPWRVTLVNTGDNTMTGGRLKRVAEHVGNETFCFTYGDGVSNVNITELIKFHKEQNTLATLTAVQPAGRFGAISLGNEQTKITSFREKPEGDGAWINGGYFVLEPEVINLIGDDLSVWEKEPLEKLADMEKLSAFKHNGFWQPMDTLRDKNYLEDLWKSDQAPWKVW, from the coding sequence ATGAAAGCAGTGATTTTGGCTGGAGGACTTGGTACACGCATCAGTGAAGAAACTAGTATCAAGCCGAAGCCGATGGTAGAAATTGGTGGTCAACCAATTCTGTGGCACATAATGAAGATTTACTCTGCCCACGGTATTAATGACTTCATTATCTGTTGCGGTTACAAAGGTTACGTAATTAAGGAGTATTTTGCCAATTACTTCTTACATATGTCAGATGTTACCTTTGATATGCGATTTAACCAAATGAACGTGCATTCTGGTTATGCTGAACCCTGGCGCGTCACCTTAGTTAATACGGGTGATAATACCATGACAGGTGGACGCTTAAAGCGAGTTGCCGAGCATGTTGGTAATGAAACTTTTTGCTTCACCTATGGCGATGGTGTGAGTAATGTAAATATTACAGAGCTAATTAAGTTTCATAAAGAACAAAACACTTTAGCGACACTAACTGCTGTTCAACCAGCAGGAAGGTTTGGCGCAATTTCTTTAGGAAATGAACAAACGAAAATCACCAGCTTTCGGGAAAAGCCTGAAGGTGATGGCGCTTGGATTAATGGTGGTTATTTTGTCCTAGAACCAGAAGTGATCAATTTAATTGGTGATGACCTGAGTGTTTGGGAGAAAGAACCATTAGAAAAGCTAGCTGACATGGAAAAACTCTCAGCTTTCAAACATAATGGTTTTTGGCAACCAATGGATACATTACGAGATAAAAACTATCTAGAGGATTTATGGAAGAGTGATCAAGCACCCTGGAAAGTATGGTAG
- a CDS encoding tetratricopeptide repeat protein translates to MQVLRCLPKQEILNLSVSLGRGGEACIYAVPSDGNLVAKVYHKPTLAHAYKLQAMLANPPENPTANLGHISIAWPQDLLLTTDGSERIIGFLMPRIRGMRPIIDFYNPRTRRQHCPLFNYQYLLRTARNLATAFVALHASGYCIGDVNESNILVSDTALVTLVDTDSFQVSEPDSHIVYRCPVGKPEFTPPELQNKIFAQYDREISHDLFGLGVLIFQLLMEGTHPFSGIFQGAGEPPPYEARIAAGHFTYSQQRQVPYIATPIAPPWEILHPSLQELFVRCFEHGHNNPQLRPSAENWLSAIGEAEDNLVTCSVNPQHRYDSYQHVCPWCERSLRLGGRDPFPSPQAIVAREHLKQRTPSRKRYTPTPHFPQPVRPLQPIQHWQPVYIQNTPSPLYKSPKRRKLYPIILCFLGLGFLGYLDLMVKFTRPFVSQNTYSQQTLMSRQKDGSKNLNFAEYYQQGHAAYKVRDYEGAIENFNQALQQEPNHAKAHINRGNARFNVKDYEGALIDYSEALQINPYEVKAFVNRGNVRYALAEYSNDPDREYNLALADFNQAIRLNNKESEAYIRRGIVRSQIAKYSSDSQQDYKKAIEDFTQAINLNASKPEAYFQRGIVRYQMAQYNSDYFQEYQRAITDFNQALRINSKFAKVYLKRGMVRYEISQYGGKESAQFSQQAIEDLQTAAKFSLEQQDMDTYQQSLSSMCVVVEKKCDALFQNSTILEDFENK, encoded by the coding sequence ATGCAGGTACTACGTTGTCTTCCTAAGCAAGAAATTCTGAACCTCAGCGTCAGTTTAGGGCGTGGTGGTGAAGCTTGTATCTACGCAGTGCCATCCGATGGCAATTTAGTGGCAAAAGTTTATCATAAACCAACTCTTGCCCATGCTTACAAACTCCAGGCAATGCTTGCCAATCCGCCAGAAAACCCAACGGCTAATTTGGGACATATTTCGATAGCTTGGCCTCAGGATCTATTGCTGACGACGGATGGTAGCGAACGGATTATAGGCTTTTTAATGCCGCGCATTCGCGGGATGCGTCCCATCATCGACTTTTACAACCCAAGAACCCGGCGTCAACACTGTCCTTTATTCAATTATCAGTACCTACTCCGCACGGCGCGGAATCTGGCGACGGCTTTTGTCGCTTTACATGCTAGTGGATATTGTATTGGCGATGTGAATGAGTCGAATATTCTCGTCAGTGACACAGCACTGGTGACTTTAGTAGACACGGATTCCTTTCAGGTCAGCGAACCAGACAGTCATATTGTTTACCGTTGTCCAGTTGGTAAACCAGAGTTTACCCCACCAGAACTGCAAAATAAAATTTTTGCCCAATACGATCGCGAAATTTCCCATGATTTGTTTGGGTTAGGGGTGCTGATATTTCAACTATTAATGGAAGGTACCCACCCATTTTCTGGCATTTTTCAAGGCGCGGGTGAACCACCACCATACGAAGCACGCATTGCTGCTGGTCATTTCACTTACAGTCAACAGCGACAAGTACCTTATATTGCTACTCCCATTGCACCTCCTTGGGAAATTCTCCATCCCAGTTTACAAGAATTGTTTGTGCGTTGTTTTGAACATGGTCACAACAACCCACAACTGCGTCCGAGTGCTGAAAACTGGCTATCAGCAATTGGTGAAGCCGAAGATAACTTGGTTACTTGTAGTGTCAATCCCCAGCATCGCTACGATAGTTACCAGCATGTATGTCCTTGGTGTGAACGTAGCTTACGGTTAGGTGGACGTGATCCGTTTCCATCACCTCAGGCGATAGTAGCTAGAGAACATCTCAAACAGCGTACCCCCAGCAGAAAACGCTACACTCCAACCCCGCACTTTCCACAGCCAGTCAGGCCTTTACAACCAATTCAACATTGGCAGCCAGTATATATCCAAAATACTCCTTCTCCTCTATATAAATCTCCCAAAAGGCGGAAGCTTTATCCGATTATTTTGTGCTTCTTAGGTTTGGGTTTTTTGGGTTATTTGGACTTAATGGTGAAATTTACTCGCCCGTTTGTTTCCCAAAATACCTACAGCCAACAAACGTTGATGTCTCGCCAGAAAGATGGTAGTAAAAATCTCAATTTTGCCGAGTACTATCAGCAAGGTCATGCTGCTTACAAAGTGCGAGACTATGAGGGAGCCATTGAAAATTTTAACCAAGCTCTACAACAAGAACCTAATCACGCCAAAGCGCATATTAACCGAGGCAATGCCCGCTTCAATGTGAAGGACTATGAAGGAGCGCTAATAGATTATAGTGAAGCACTACAAATCAATCCTTATGAAGTCAAAGCTTTTGTGAATCGGGGTAATGTCCGCTATGCTCTGGCGGAATATAGTAACGATCCTGATCGAGAATATAACTTAGCGCTGGCGGACTTTAATCAGGCTATACGCCTTAACAATAAAGAAAGTGAAGCTTATATCAGGCGGGGTATTGTGCGTTCGCAAATCGCTAAATACAGCAGCGACTCTCAACAAGACTACAAAAAAGCAATTGAGGATTTTACTCAGGCGATTAATCTCAATGCTTCTAAACCAGAAGCTTACTTTCAGCGGGGTATAGTCCGTTATCAAATGGCTCAATATAACAGCGATTACTTTCAAGAATATCAACGTGCGATCACCGATTTTAACCAAGCATTACGCATCAATTCCAAATTCGCCAAAGTTTACCTCAAACGCGGTATGGTCCGCTATGAAATTTCTCAATATGGCGGGAAAGAATCGGCACAATTTAGTCAGCAAGCAATTGAGGATTTGCAGACTGCTGCTAAATTTTCTCTGGAGCAACAGGATATGGATACTTACCAACAATCACTTAGCAGTATGTGCGTTGTTGTAGAAAAAAAATGTGATGCTTTATTCCAAAATTCTACTATTTTGGAGGACTTTGAAAATAAGTAA
- a CDS encoding PP2C family serine/threonine-protein phosphatase, giving the protein MNTSKQIPQWRVVAASVCGTSHTRTKQLCQDAHHWQLLSDNVLVAAVADGAGSASQGKVGAMVAVETAIETISIKEVTPETLADDAEVRSLLNEAMLMAKKAVEEEAATCNKQPQDLATTLIIVVATPEVVAVAQIGDGLAVAKDGKGNLLALTMPDSGEYINETTFLTSERALETAQMRLWREAIVNVGVLTDGLQMLALNMVVGEPHKPFFFPLFDFVANTEDKTEAKEQLVRFLGSERITQRTDDDLTLIIAGFSKS; this is encoded by the coding sequence ATGAACACATCAAAACAGATCCCTCAATGGCGGGTAGTCGCCGCATCTGTATGTGGCACAAGCCATACTAGAACCAAGCAATTGTGTCAGGATGCACACCATTGGCAGCTATTGTCAGATAATGTGTTGGTGGCAGCTGTAGCAGATGGTGCGGGTTCTGCTAGCCAGGGGAAAGTCGGGGCGATGGTGGCTGTAGAAACGGCTATCGAAACCATATCGATCAAAGAAGTCACCCCCGAGACCCTGGCTGATGATGCTGAGGTGCGATCGCTGTTGAATGAGGCTATGCTAATGGCCAAAAAAGCGGTGGAGGAGGAAGCAGCTACTTGTAATAAACAGCCCCAGGATTTAGCAACTACCTTAATTATTGTGGTAGCGACACCAGAAGTTGTGGCTGTGGCACAGATTGGTGATGGTTTGGCTGTGGCGAAGGATGGGAAAGGAAACCTGCTAGCATTGACCATGCCTGACAGTGGCGAATACATCAACGAAACCACCTTCTTAACTTCGGAGCGAGCTTTAGAAACAGCACAGATGAGATTATGGCGTGAAGCCATAGTCAATGTTGGTGTTCTCACCGATGGACTACAAATGCTGGCGTTGAATATGGTCGTTGGTGAACCTCACAAACCATTCTTTTTCCCGCTGTTCGACTTTGTAGCGAATACTGAAGATAAGACAGAAGCCAAAGAACAGTTGGTGAGGTTTTTAGGCTCTGAGCGAATTACACAACGTACGGATGATGACTTAACACTCATCATTGCTGGATTCAGCAAATCTTGA
- a CDS encoding VWA domain-containing protein, with protein MPDTLRLDEVVEFAENPEPRCPCVLLLDTSGSMQGDPIEALNQGLLSLKDELLKNSLAARRVEVAIVTFDSHVNVVQDFVTADIFNPPILTAQGLTTMGAGIHKALDIIQERKSQYRANGIAYYRPWVFMITDGEPQGELEHVVEQAAQRVQGDEVSKKVAFFTVGVENANMTRLNQIAMRAPLKLKGLNFIEMFVWLSTSMSAVSHSRVDEQVALPPIGWGSV; from the coding sequence ATGCCTGATACATTAAGACTTGATGAAGTAGTGGAGTTTGCTGAGAACCCAGAACCCCGTTGTCCTTGCGTGCTGTTGCTAGATACATCTGGCTCTATGCAAGGAGATCCCATTGAGGCTTTAAATCAGGGTCTGCTAAGTTTGAAGGATGAATTACTCAAAAATTCCTTAGCAGCCAGACGGGTAGAAGTAGCAATCGTCACCTTTGATAGTCATGTGAATGTAGTCCAAGACTTTGTGACGGCCGATATATTTAACCCGCCAATCCTGACAGCCCAAGGACTGACCACTATGGGTGCAGGAATTCATAAAGCATTGGACATAATTCAAGAGCGCAAATCTCAATATCGTGCCAATGGTATAGCTTACTATCGTCCTTGGGTATTTATGATAACCGATGGCGAGCCGCAAGGTGAGTTAGAGCATGTGGTAGAGCAAGCAGCACAGCGTGTACAAGGAGATGAAGTAAGTAAAAAAGTAGCATTTTTTACGGTTGGTGTAGAAAACGCGAATATGACGCGCTTAAATCAAATAGCTATGCGTGCCCCCCTGAAACTTAAAGGATTGAACTTTATCGAGATGTTTGTCTGGTTGTCAACTAGTATGTCAGCGGTTTCTCATTCGCGGGTAGATGAACAGGTGGCTTTACCCCCAATTGGCTGGGGTTCTGTTTAA